The following proteins come from a genomic window of Galactobacillus timonensis:
- a CDS encoding zinc ribbon domain-containing protein, with translation QIPFDQLRTYLKTLCERYGIAYIETEESYTSKASFLDGDAIPVYDTKHPYAGTFSGKRINRGLYSTKENTLVNADINGACNIARKGKQNLSAEGLCRGLLASPLRIRIA, from the coding sequence TTCAGATCCCGTTTGACCAGCTTCGCACGTATCTGAAAACGCTGTGCGAACGATATGGCATTGCGTACATCGAAACGGAAGAATCGTACACGTCAAAGGCATCGTTCTTAGACGGTGACGCGATTCCGGTGTACGACACAAAACATCCGTATGCCGGTACATTCTCAGGCAAACGCATCAACCGGGGATTGTACAGTACCAAAGAAAACACGCTCGTTAACGCAGACATCAACGGAGCGTGCAACATCGCAAGGAAAGGTAAACAGAACCTCAGCGCTGAGGGACTGTGTAGAGGGCTGTTGGCAAGCCCTTTGAGAATAAGGATTGCGTAA
- the rnjA gene encoding ribonuclease J1 has protein sequence MEKKATSAGTRRRPARPVVQIPDTNFTEANVNHDTDTLVYAIGGLGEVGKNMYCIEHNDEIVIIDCGVLFPEDDLLGIDYVIPDYSYLVKNQSKIKALIITHGHEDHIGAIPFFLQQVHLKEIYAPRFAKYLIEKKLEEHRLTKSCKIIEINGDSRIDTKYFHIGFFNTVHSIPDSLGVLINTPNGRIVETGDFKFDLTPIGQQSDYQKMAYIGQVGVTLLMSDSTNSSVPGFSISERRVAQAIMEQVRRTPGRLLVSTFASNVNRLNQILMAAVACNRKVAVFGRSMENVLEIGRKVGFIKIKDSDFISGNDLNTLPPNRICIVCTGSQGEPMAALSRIANGTHKYLHIIPGDTVLFSSNPIPGNGVSVSAVINQLTKVGANVVTNSPLTSYHTTGHAPQEEQKLMLNLIKPAYFMPNHGEYKMLVQHAKTAQETGIPADHCLICANGDVVVLRNGTAFKANERIQTDAIYVEGNDASGLSTSVIKDRQILADSGLVAVIVTIDSRYNKILCRPSIVSRGFVYIKDSQTLLKEAEMIVYDALKKKMQQRTTFGELKNCIRSALEPYLFEKTNRNPIVIPVILNQKAAIAEIQAKSAHRTRAAHQEKQRAE, from the coding sequence ATGGAGAAAAAAGCAACATCCGCAGGCACCAGAAGGCGTCCGGCCCGTCCTGTGGTTCAGATCCCGGATACAAATTTCACCGAAGCAAATGTAAATCATGATACAGATACGCTGGTCTATGCGATCGGCGGCCTTGGCGAAGTCGGCAAGAACATGTACTGCATCGAGCATAATGATGAAATTGTCATTATCGACTGCGGTGTCCTGTTTCCGGAAGATGATCTTCTCGGCATCGACTACGTCATTCCGGATTATTCCTATCTGGTAAAAAATCAGTCCAAGATCAAGGCTCTGATCATCACCCATGGTCATGAAGACCATATCGGCGCCATTCCCTTCTTCCTGCAGCAGGTACATCTGAAGGAAATCTATGCTCCGCGCTTTGCAAAATATCTGATTGAGAAGAAGCTGGAAGAGCACCGTCTCACCAAATCATGCAAGATCATTGAAATCAACGGTGATTCGCGCATTGATACGAAGTATTTCCATATCGGCTTCTTCAATACCGTCCACTCGATTCCGGATTCGCTCGGCGTCCTGATCAACACGCCGAACGGCCGCATCGTTGAGACCGGCGACTTCAAGTTCGATCTGACCCCGATCGGTCAGCAGTCGGATTATCAGAAGATGGCCTATATCGGACAGGTCGGCGTGACGCTGCTCATGAGCGATTCCACCAACTCATCCGTCCCGGGCTTCTCGATTTCCGAGCGCCGCGTTGCCCAGGCGATCATGGAACAGGTACGCCGCACGCCGGGCAGACTTCTCGTCTCGACCTTCGCATCCAACGTCAACCGTCTCAACCAGATTCTGATGGCAGCGGTCGCCTGCAACCGCAAGGTTGCGGTCTTCGGTCGTTCGATGGAAAACGTTCTCGAGATCGGCCGCAAGGTCGGCTTCATCAAGATCAAGGATTCGGATTTCATCTCCGGAAACGATCTGAATACGCTGCCGCCCAATCGCATCTGCATCGTCTGCACCGGTTCCCAGGGTGAGCCGATGGCAGCCCTCAGCCGGATTGCCAACGGTACGCACAAGTATCTGCACATTATTCCGGGCGATACGGTACTGTTCTCTTCCAACCCGATTCCGGGCAATGGTGTCTCCGTATCCGCTGTCATCAACCAGCTGACCAAGGTCGGTGCCAACGTCGTAACCAATTCGCCGCTGACCAGCTACCATACGACGGGACATGCGCCGCAGGAAGAGCAGAAGCTGATGCTCAATCTGATCAAGCCGGCTTACTTCATGCCGAACCATGGCGAATACAAGATGCTCGTCCAGCATGCCAAGACAGCCCAGGAAACCGGCATTCCGGCAGATCACTGCCTCATCTGTGCCAACGGTGATGTCGTCGTACTGCGCAACGGTACCGCCTTCAAGGCCAATGAGCGGATTCAGACCGATGCCATCTATGTCGAAGGTAACGACGCCTCCGGCCTCTCCACTTCTGTCATCAAGGACCGTCAGATCCTTGCGGACAGCGGTCTGGTTGCCGTCATCGTGACCATCGACTCCCGTTACAACAAGATCCTGTGCCGGCCATCGATCGTGAGCCGCGGCTTCGTCTACATCAAGGACAGTCAGACCCTGCTCAAGGAAGCAGAAATGATCGTCTACGATGCTCTGAAGAAAAAGATGCAGCAGCGCACGACATTCGGTGAACTGAAGAACTGCATCCGCAGCGCTCTCGAACCGTATCTCTTCGAGAAGACCAACCGCAACCCGATCGTTATTCCGGTCATTCTGAACCAGAAGGCAGCGATTGCCGAGATTCAGGCCAAGAGTGCCCACCGCACCCGTGCCGCGCACCAGGAGAAGCAACGCGCCGAATAA
- the def gene encoding peptide deformylase: MTINNDTIIKDNDPRIREQSLPVPLPLSDEDASLLREMFDYVRKSTDEETAKRENLQPAVGISAIQLGIPKQLTAVIVHDEDKNGNEVTYQYMLANPRIVSSSMQKAYLESGEGCLSVPEEHPGYVVRSARVTVKGFDLLTNKEITIRARGYIAIVLQHELDHFKGVLYYDHIDKNNPTPHVDGALVL; the protein is encoded by the coding sequence ATGACAATTAATAATGATACGATCATTAAAGATAACGACCCGAGAATCCGTGAGCAGTCCCTTCCCGTTCCTCTTCCATTGAGTGATGAGGATGCCAGCCTGCTCAGAGAAATGTTTGACTATGTCCGCAAAAGTACGGACGAAGAGACAGCCAAGCGCGAAAATCTGCAGCCGGCTGTAGGCATCAGTGCCATCCAGCTGGGCATTCCCAAGCAGCTGACCGCCGTCATTGTTCATGATGAGGACAAAAACGGTAACGAAGTCACCTACCAGTACATGCTTGCCAATCCGCGGATCGTTTCCAGCAGCATGCAGAAAGCCTATCTCGAATCCGGTGAAGGCTGCCTGTCTGTTCCTGAGGAACATCCGGGCTATGTCGTACGCAGCGCCCGTGTCACCGTCAAGGGTTTCGACCTTTTGACCAACAAGGAAATCACCATCCGGGCCCGCGGCTACATCGCCATCGTCCTTCAGCATGAGCTCGATCACTTTAAAGGTGTGCTCTACTACGATCACATCGACAAGAACAATCCTACCCCGCACGTAGACGGGGCCTTAGTCCTTTAA
- a CDS encoding FtsW/RodA/SpoVE family cell cycle protein, whose amino-acid sequence MTAARASTIKASRRHRLFYRMPHYADPYIHWSLIILAFYGLLMITSASMGLAIGQPGYLAFVIAKQAVFLIAGYFSMTYLANRFSLNFLKSQDFPKLAVGMVFALLACLAFPEVNGAKAWIRVPVSSLDISIQPSEFTKTLVPLVIAAYCGDVSRHYEKGRDLWGRPFLFVMLFAFIIFILQSDFGSMAVVLSIAIVCFLIPQNPAMRKFQRVLGVLTLVGIAGIIYLLTPAGIQLVEMLPIADYQKNRFISAFNPFADQYDTGYQLINGLISFASGGWRGLGFGNSVRKYTSFPAANTDFILAIVVEEMGMIGFLLIFIPYLIILCRLFHYALHMKSEKGRIILIGTAMYLLIHCLFNIGGVTAMIPLTGVPLLMISSGGSSTLAFMVSIGLAQAVISQYRKGLIQ is encoded by the coding sequence ATGACAGCAGCACGTGCTTCTACCATCAAGGCTTCCCGCCGGCATCGTCTCTTCTACCGGATGCCGCATTATGCGGATCCCTACATTCACTGGAGCCTGATCATTCTGGCCTTCTATGGCCTTCTCATGATTACCAGCGCATCGATGGGACTTGCCATCGGGCAGCCGGGCTACCTTGCCTTTGTCATTGCCAAGCAGGCAGTCTTCCTGATCGCCGGCTACTTTTCGATGACCTATCTGGCTAACCGGTTTTCGCTGAATTTTCTGAAGAGTCAGGATTTTCCAAAGCTTGCCGTCGGCATGGTGTTTGCGTTGCTTGCATGCCTCGCGTTTCCGGAAGTCAACGGCGCCAAGGCGTGGATCCGTGTCCCGGTATCATCTCTTGATATTTCCATTCAGCCTTCGGAATTTACCAAGACGCTTGTTCCGCTGGTCATTGCGGCATACTGCGGCGATGTAAGCCGGCATTATGAAAAGGGTAGAGATCTCTGGGGGCGGCCGTTTCTGTTTGTTATGCTGTTTGCCTTCATCATCTTCATCCTGCAGTCGGACTTTGGATCGATGGCGGTTGTTCTGAGCATTGCCATTGTCTGCTTTCTGATTCCGCAGAATCCGGCCATGCGGAAATTTCAGCGGGTGCTTGGGGTGTTGACACTGGTCGGCATTGCCGGAATCATCTACCTTCTGACACCGGCAGGCATTCAGCTCGTCGAGATGCTGCCGATTGCCGATTATCAGAAAAACCGCTTTATTTCTGCGTTCAACCCGTTTGCGGATCAGTATGATACGGGCTATCAGCTGATCAATGGCCTGATCAGCTTTGCTTCGGGCGGCTGGAGAGGTCTCGGTTTCGGCAACAGCGTGCGGAAATATACAAGTTTTCCGGCGGCGAACACGGATTTCATTCTGGCCATCGTCGTTGAAGAGATGGGCATGATCGGTTTCCTTTTGATTTTCATTCCCTATCTGATCATTCTCTGCCGCCTGTTTCACTATGCGCTGCATATGAAAAGTGAAAAAGGAAGGATCATTCTGATCGGGACGGCAATGTATCTGCTGATTCACTGCCTGTTCAATATCGGCGGCGTCACGGCCATGATTCCTCTGACCGGCGTTCCGCTGCTGATGATTTCCTCGGGGGGAAGTTCGACGCTTGCCTTCATGGTTTCCATCGGACTGGCACAGGCGGTCATTTCTCAGTACCGCAAGGGGCTGATCCAGTGA
- the rsmD gene encoding 16S rRNA (guanine(966)-N(2))-methyltransferase RsmD has protein sequence MRIVSGKWGSRKIDAPEGRSTRPTLDKVREAVFSSLGGFFDGGNVLDLYAGSGAVGLEALSRGMDHGWFVDKNRMAVACVRSNIERLNGQQQCTVLPMPARHALDVLAQQGVSFALVYMDPPYQQQENTEILHLLVEKKLLDENGIVVIEAAKEDIYEERCDSLILYKKALYGITQVLYYRQEEMK, from the coding sequence GTGAGAATCGTCAGCGGAAAATGGGGATCCCGGAAGATTGACGCACCGGAAGGAAGAAGTACGCGGCCGACGCTGGATAAAGTCAGGGAAGCAGTCTTTTCTTCGCTGGGCGGATTCTTTGATGGCGGCAATGTGCTGGATCTTTATGCAGGAAGCGGTGCGGTTGGCCTTGAGGCTTTGTCACGGGGAATGGATCACGGCTGGTTCGTTGATAAGAACCGGATGGCCGTTGCCTGCGTGCGTTCCAACATTGAACGGCTGAACGGGCAGCAGCAGTGTACGGTTCTTCCCATGCCAGCGCGCCATGCGCTGGATGTGCTGGCACAGCAGGGGGTATCCTTCGCTCTTGTCTATATGGATCCTCCCTATCAGCAGCAGGAAAACACGGAAATTCTTCATCTTCTTGTGGAGAAGAAACTGCTGGATGAAAACGGGATTGTTGTCATTGAGGCGGCGAAGGAAGATATCTATGAAGAACGCTGCGATTCCCTTATCTTATATAAGAAGGCACTCTACGGCATTACCCAGGTTCTTTATTACCGTCAGGAGGAAATGAAATGA
- the coaD gene encoding pantetheine-phosphate adenylyltransferase — MKACYPGTFDPITNGHLDIIERASKVFDSLDVLIMANPAKKCIFSEEERKELIEQSVAALPDVHNVRVHIGSGLTVDYAKKLGDQVIVRGIRAVSDYEYELMQATANQMLNDSIETLFFIARPTYSFLSSSVVREVAANGGSIRGMVPGPIRERVLAKLTGNRR, encoded by the coding sequence ATGAAGGCGTGCTATCCGGGGACATTTGACCCGATTACCAACGGACATCTGGATATCATCGAGCGGGCAAGCAAGGTGTTTGATTCGCTGGATGTTCTGATCATGGCCAACCCGGCCAAGAAATGCATCTTTTCCGAAGAAGAGCGCAAGGAACTGATCGAACAGAGCGTGGCAGCTCTGCCGGATGTTCATAATGTAAGGGTACATATCGGCAGCGGCCTGACGGTTGACTATGCGAAAAAACTGGGTGATCAGGTGATCGTCCGCGGCATCCGTGCCGTCAGTGACTATGAATATGAACTGATGCAGGCGACGGCCAACCAGATGCTCAATGATTCGATCGAGACTCTGTTCTTCATTGCGCGGCCGACCTATTCGTTTCTTTCGTCTTCGGTAGTGCGCGAGGTTGCGGCCAACGGCGGCAGTATCCGGGGCATGGTTCCGGGCCCGATCCGGGAAAGAGTGCTTGCCAAGCTGACGGGAAATCGTCGCTGA
- the hrcA gene encoding heat-inducible transcriptional repressor HrcA, translating into MLTPRRIEIFKAIVDEYIRTAEPVGSSTLRQKYKLPYSSATIRNDMQVLEEMGYLEKTHTSSGRIPSTQGYKFYVENLLEDSNVDKKMQMAIHDAFDVSNMNVEDAVRHSCQILSEMTNLTTGAIGPDSSTQRLEHVKIFPIDARNAVAVFITNTGHTETKNFRFDEDIPMEDIESCMDIFNQRLKDVPVTELPEKMEEIRPELSQIVQKHDVLFMAFVKAFIKFASENVYFSGKDKMLYQPEFEDINKLKKLMSVLDDPSSWRQLGTGSTSTSVTIPNGAQLTWVDDVAVVRSTFRINKGETGQLMVVGPSRMNYDRIVAMLEYVSRLIEKMYNNGGSEK; encoded by the coding sequence ATGCTGACACCAAGACGCATTGAAATCTTTAAGGCAATTGTAGATGAATATATCCGCACCGCTGAACCTGTCGGCTCTTCCACATTGCGTCAGAAGTACAAGCTGCCGTATTCTTCGGCAACGATCCGCAATGATATGCAGGTTCTGGAGGAGATGGGGTATCTCGAAAAGACGCATACCTCTTCGGGCCGTATTCCCAGTACACAGGGCTACAAGTTCTACGTGGAAAATCTTCTTGAAGATTCCAACGTCGACAAGAAGATGCAGATGGCAATCCATGATGCCTTCGATGTTTCGAACATGAACGTTGAAGACGCGGTGCGCCACAGCTGCCAGATTCTGTCTGAAATGACAAACCTGACGACCGGGGCCATCGGACCGGATTCCAGTACGCAGCGTCTGGAACACGTAAAGATCTTTCCGATCGATGCGCGTAATGCTGTGGCGGTGTTCATTACGAATACGGGTCACACGGAGACCAAGAACTTCCGCTTCGATGAAGACATTCCGATGGAGGACATCGAAAGCTGCATGGATATATTCAACCAGCGGCTGAAAGATGTTCCGGTCACCGAACTGCCGGAAAAGATGGAAGAGATCAGGCCGGAACTGAGTCAGATCGTTCAGAAACATGATGTTCTGTTCATGGCGTTCGTTAAGGCATTTATCAAGTTTGCCAGTGAGAATGTGTATTTCTCGGGCAAGGACAAGATGCTCTATCAGCCGGAGTTCGAGGACATCAACAAGCTGAAGAAGCTGATGAGCGTTCTGGATGATCCAAGCTCCTGGCGCCAGCTGGGAACGGGTTCCACTTCTACGAGTGTCACGATCCCCAACGGTGCACAGCTGACCTGGGTCGATGATGTGGCGGTTGTCCGCAGCACCTTCCGGATCAACAAGGGAGAGACCGGACAGCTGATGGTTGTCGGGCCGAGCCGCATGAACTATGACCGCATTGTTGCAATGCTCGAATATGTATCACGGCTGATTGAAAAGATGTACAACAACGGAGGCAGTGAGAAGTAA
- the grpE gene encoding nucleotide exchange factor GrpE: MAEEEKKTAAEAAQHIKENAEPAEKASEPKEKVEEKKESREEKKEEKKEKAPEEHKPDPRDAEIKTLQTQVKDLNDQVAKLKNAYAMAYADTENTRKRLNNEFDQHMKYHIQEFAKEVLPVIDNCQRALAVKPKDTEDENYRKAFEMVLNSLLSALKKEGVEPIDCKGKDFDPNWMQAVMSEHVDGVKTGQVLEVFQDGYKLKDRLLRAAMVKVSE; encoded by the coding sequence ATGGCAGAAGAAGAAAAGAAGACGGCGGCTGAAGCGGCCCAGCATATCAAGGAAAACGCGGAGCCTGCAGAAAAGGCTTCGGAACCGAAGGAAAAGGTCGAAGAGAAAAAAGAATCCAGGGAAGAAAAGAAGGAAGAGAAGAAGGAAAAGGCGCCCGAGGAACATAAGCCTGATCCCAGGGATGCAGAGATCAAGACGCTGCAGACGCAGGTCAAGGATCTGAATGATCAGGTGGCAAAACTCAAGAATGCCTATGCGATGGCATATGCGGATACAGAAAATACGCGGAAGCGGCTGAACAATGAATTTGATCAGCATATGAAGTATCACATTCAGGAGTTTGCCAAGGAAGTTCTTCCGGTCATCGACAACTGTCAGCGGGCGCTGGCGGTGAAGCCGAAGGATACGGAAGATGAGAATTATCGCAAGGCATTTGAAATGGTGCTGAATTCACTTCTCAGCGCCCTCAAGAAAGAGGGCGTGGAGCCCATTGACTGCAAAGGAAAGGATTTTGATCCCAACTGGATGCAGGCAGTGATGAGCGAGCACGTCGACGGCGTTAAGACCGGCCAGGTGCTGGAAGTATTTCAGGATGGATACAAATTGAAAGACCGGCTGCTGCGGGCGGCGATGGTCAAGGTCAGTGAGTGA
- the dnaK gene encoding molecular chaperone DnaK: MSKIIGIDLGTTNSCVAVMEGSTPKVITNPEGNRTTPSVVAFKNGERIVGDAAKRQMVTNKNTVYSIKRKMGTNEKVTLEGKEYTPQEISAMILSYLKDYAEAYLGEKVTEAVITVPAYFNDAQRQATKDAGKIAGLDVKRIINEPTASALAFGIDKGAKEQKVLVYDLGGGTFDVSILDIADGTFEVLSTAGDTHLGGDDFDNVIIDWMADKFKAEHGIDLKADNMTLQRLKDAAEKAKKDLSGMVEVEISLPFIAMAKDGSGALNLDYKLTRAEFDKMTKFLVDRTMGPVRQALSDAKLSPSDLDQVLLVGGSTRIPAVQEAVKKELGKEPNKSVNPDECVAIGAAIQGGVLNGSVNNVLLLDVTPLSLGIETLGGVMTVLIPRNTTIPTSKSQVFSTAQDNQPAVDIHVLQGERPMAADNKTLGNFQLDGIAPARRGVPQIEVTFDIDANGIVKVSAKDKGTGKEQHITIQNSSGLSDEEIDRMVKDAEAHKAEDDQRKSDIETRNKAEAFINQVDEELKTDNPNVTQAQKDEVKKLRDELQEALNKNDMATLKSRMDALEKAANDMAQQMYSQQQANGGGSASSSGSADNSSSSNNDDVMDADFKEKK; the protein is encoded by the coding sequence ATGAGCAAGATTATCGGTATCGATTTGGGAACGACCAACAGCTGCGTAGCTGTTATGGAAGGTTCGACTCCGAAGGTAATAACAAACCCCGAAGGCAACCGCACAACGCCGTCGGTCGTAGCGTTCAAGAACGGTGAGCGCATTGTCGGTGATGCGGCAAAGCGTCAGATGGTCACCAACAAGAACACGGTATATTCAATCAAGCGTAAGATGGGCACCAATGAGAAGGTGACGCTGGAAGGCAAGGAATATACGCCGCAGGAAATTTCGGCAATGATCCTGTCCTATCTGAAGGATTATGCAGAAGCCTATCTGGGTGAAAAGGTAACGGAAGCGGTCATTACGGTTCCGGCATACTTCAATGATGCACAGCGTCAGGCTACCAAGGATGCGGGCAAGATTGCCGGTCTCGATGTCAAGCGTATCATCAATGAGCCGACGGCTTCGGCACTGGCATTCGGCATTGACAAGGGGGCAAAGGAACAGAAGGTTCTGGTGTACGACCTTGGCGGCGGTACATTCGATGTTTCGATTCTTGATATTGCCGATGGTACGTTCGAAGTTCTTTCGACCGCAGGTGATACACATCTGGGCGGCGATGACTTCGATAACGTGATCATCGACTGGATGGCTGACAAGTTCAAGGCTGAGCACGGCATTGATCTGAAGGCTGATAACATGACTCTGCAGCGTCTGAAGGATGCGGCCGAGAAGGCGAAGAAGGATCTCTCCGGCATGGTTGAGGTTGAGATTTCGCTGCCGTTCATTGCGATGGCAAAGGATGGCTCCGGTGCGCTGAACCTGGATTACAAGCTGACGCGTGCGGAGTTCGATAAGATGACGAAGTTCCTCGTTGACCGTACGATGGGACCGGTGCGTCAGGCGCTCTCGGATGCGAAGCTGAGCCCGTCGGATCTGGATCAGGTACTTCTGGTCGGTGGTTCGACACGTATTCCGGCTGTTCAGGAAGCTGTCAAGAAGGAACTTGGCAAGGAACCGAACAAGTCGGTCAACCCGGATGAGTGCGTCGCCATTGGTGCCGCTATTCAGGGCGGTGTTCTGAACGGCTCCGTAAACAACGTGCTTCTGCTCGATGTTACGCCGCTGAGCCTTGGCATTGAGACGCTGGGCGGTGTGATGACGGTTCTGATTCCGCGTAACACGACGATTCCTACTTCCAAGAGCCAGGTATTCTCGACGGCACAGGATAACCAGCCGGCAGTTGACATTCATGTTCTGCAGGGTGAGCGTCCGATGGCTGCCGACAACAAGACGCTGGGCAACTTCCAGCTCGACGGCATTGCGCCGGCCCGTCGCGGTGTTCCGCAGATTGAGGTTACCTTCGATATTGATGCCAACGGCATCGTCAAGGTATCCGCAAAGGATAAGGGCACAGGCAAGGAGCAGCACATCACGATCCAGAATTCTTCCGGTCTGAGCGATGAAGAGATCGACCGCATGGTCAAGGATGCGGAAGCCCATAAGGCCGAAGATGATCAGCGCAAGTCTGACATCGAGACCCGCAATAAGGCGGAGGCGTTCATCAACCAGGTTGATGAGGAGCTGAAGACTGATAATCCTAACGTCACCCAGGCACAGAAGGATGAAGTCAAGAAGCTACGTGATGAGCTGCAGGAAGCTCTGAACAAGAACGATATGGCTACGCTGAAGTCCAGAATGGATGCACTTGAAAAGGCAGCCAATGATATGGCGCAGCAGATGTATTCGCAGCAGCAGGCTAACGGCGGTGGTTCCGCATCTTCCTCCGGCTCTGCGGACAATTCCTCATCCAGCAATAACGATGATGTGATGGATGCGGATTTCAAGGAGAAGAAGTAA